In Pseudomonas alcaliphila JAB1, a single window of DNA contains:
- a CDS encoding exodeoxyribonuclease III → MRIISVNVNGIQAAAERGLLSWLQAQNADVICLQDTRASAFEMDDQAFQLDGYFLYACDGEVPSQGGVALYSRLQPKAVISGLGFEMADRYGRYLQADFDKVSIATLLLPSGRDGDESLNQKFKFMDDFTHYLDKQRRKRREYIYCGSLHVAHQKLDVKNWRDCQQSPGFLAPERAWMDEVVGNMGYVDALREVSREGDQFSWWPDNEQAEMLNLGYRFDYQLLTPGMRRSVRSARLPRQPRFSQHAPLIVDYDWILSI, encoded by the coding sequence ATGCGGATCATCAGTGTGAACGTGAATGGTATTCAGGCTGCGGCCGAGCGAGGTCTGCTCAGCTGGCTGCAAGCCCAGAATGCCGACGTGATCTGCCTGCAAGACACCCGTGCCTCCGCCTTTGAAATGGACGACCAAGCCTTCCAACTGGATGGTTATTTCCTCTATGCATGCGACGGTGAAGTGCCCAGCCAAGGTGGCGTGGCGCTCTACTCGCGATTGCAACCCAAGGCGGTGATCAGCGGCCTCGGCTTCGAGATGGCCGATCGCTACGGGCGCTACCTGCAGGCCGATTTCGACAAGGTAAGTATCGCCACCCTGCTGCTGCCAAGCGGGCGGGACGGTGACGAGAGCTTGAATCAGAAATTCAAGTTCATGGACGACTTCACCCATTATCTGGACAAGCAACGCCGCAAGCGTCGCGAGTACATCTACTGCGGCTCGCTGCATGTAGCGCACCAGAAGCTGGATGTGAAGAACTGGCGCGACTGCCAGCAATCTCCCGGTTTCCTGGCGCCCGAGCGCGCCTGGATGGATGAGGTGGTTGGCAATATGGGTTATGTCGATGCCCTGCGCGAAGTCAGCCGCGAAGGCGACCAGTTCAGCTGGTGGCCGGATAACGAGCAGGCGGAAATGCTCAACCTGGGCTACCGCTTCGACTACCAGTTGCTCACTCCGGGCATGCGCCGTAGTGTGCGCAGCGCACGCCTGCCACGTCAGCCGCGCTTCTCCCAGCATGCGCCGCTGATCGTCGATTACGACTGGATTCTCAGCATCTGA